Genomic segment of Osmia bicornis bicornis chromosome 2, iOsmBic2.1, whole genome shotgun sequence:
GGTATCATAGAATGGAGTTATTGGACTGTCTTTGTTCCAATATGGTTTTGGAAGAGTATGGTCATTTTGGGTGCTACTATTGGAAGTTATGTTTGGTGGAGACATCCTCATGCAAGGCTAGAAGGGGATGCTTATGTACATTATAAAGCAATGTTGATTACTTTGGCATTACATTTGATCTTGTTAATGTTTGAATTATTAGTATGCGATAAGTTAGAATCTGAAAGACATCTTTGGATACTTGTATTCATACCACTTATCTTCATCTCTATAGTGTCAATAGCTGTAagtaattttgaatttcataagaaaatgatataaattaattatctaaaaaatataaatatttttgtcttTCCAGGTCTGTATCTGGGCTGCAAAACACGATAGATCATTTGAACTTGAATTATTTTGTGCAGTCAATGTATTACAATTCATCTTTTTGGCATTAAGATTAGATGGATTTATAACATGGAGTTGGGAAGTAGTGTTTGTGCCTCTTTGGGCACTTTTATGCTTATCCTTAGTGGCAGTTCTATATGCGATAGTATTTGCTGCTGTTTTATTAAGGACACCACAGATTAATGCTAGGCAAAGGCGGACATCTTTAAATTCAGCCTTAGCATACACATTTCTTGTGGTTCCAATTTTAGTGTTCCAAGTAAGAACCATAATTATCATTGAAACATAGAGgtgattaataaattttatattaacatCATTTTAATCGAATTTAGGTATTATTAGCAAACAAATTGGATGGagatatttcattaaattacaCTACAGTGGCGATGCCACTTTTAATATCTCATATAACACTCATTTTCATGTCTTTCGATGCAAAAGGAGGAAACAGATGGTGGTTTGGTATTAGGAAAGACTTTTGTCACTTTTTATTAGGATTGTGTCCATTGCTTCAAGAATATGGTAATATTTCTTATCAGCCAAGAAGTGAACAAGATCAACCACCATCGGAACCAATGGTTTcagaaaagaatgaaaaacaTTTCAAAAAGATCGACCTAACAAAACCTGTGGTACCTATAGTTTCCATTGATATGCCTGATTGATTGTCTTGTACAGGTATTTATCAATTATGATGATTAATAGAAACAATGTATATGTAATAGAAATATCTTTAATTGTTTGAATATTATGTTACAGGATCGATCCGGGTACTTGAAATGTTTTTATCGATATGACTGGTTCATACCGGAAGCCATATCTTAACAAGTAACAGATACAGGTGCGTAACTAATAGAGAAATCTATTATGGAAAGGAAATTATCATTTTGAGTAAAGTATGTCACGAAGAAAATCTTGTTATTGTTACATATATTGTGCGCTGAGGCAatcataataattatattatctATTTTGTTCTTGGGGCTTAAGCTTTTTACTATAGAttttcgtaaaaaaaaaatatatatatatatataaaaaaggCTTCGAGAAAAAAGTCTTAcagttttttaaaattaattatttaattaattaattgcaaGATAGTTACGAGAAAGTTGTATGTTAAATTCATTTAGAGGAATGGCCCCTTGAGCAAATTCAGCAGCCGCGATGCTCAAAATCATCATGTCTTTTAACGCTGCATTAGTCTTACGTGTACCCAAACTTAAATTACGCGTAGAGTAAGTAACCAACCCGTCCATTTGTTTGATTGCTCCTTTTTAATGATATAGGATAATCGTCGACCTATTTTGTTATGCCTGTTAAATAGTAAACTTGcgtaacagtagcgttattattACTTTGCCAAAAGTAGTGGATATACATAAAAGATAGTGAATATGCCTAAGGTGGTGCTAAAAAGTTAATGATATTTTGAATAGTTTGTATGCAGCTGTGAACCGTGTTTAAAATCCGAACTAAACTTCGATATACTGTGATCTGTATAGAGCAAAGTTTGATTTATAATTACTTATATTTTAAATCGATTTTCCTGCAAATCGTTAGAACTATTAATGAAGTTTATTGTTAAGGAAAATCATCAATGTAAATAGTCCACTATGTTGTAGAATCTGCTAGCACTATACAGATCATATCTGAAAATCTAATATGTATGTAATTAAGTCTCAATTAACGCGCGACTGTCTGATCCTTGGTTGATGCAAAATTTAGCTGCATTAAATTATTTCCGCAAAAAATtggtatacatacatacatattataaatacGTATAAGATATGTTAATATTGTAAACGATACGAGTAATTATTCGTTGTGtttgcattttatttaaaaaaaaaattccgtTTGTCTTCTACATTATTTCATAATGTAAATGCTCATATTGAATGAGACTTAACAGTAGTGTTTACAtagtaaatttataaaaatcgGTGCAATTCAGGAGCAGAGTGATTGTTAACAGGgcaatgataataaaattgaaaattacatttttttttcttgtttataGAAATGCTTTACATGTATTTGAGccctttttaaaaataatttctaatttaagAACGAAACCTAGGTTCTATGCTTGCAACGGCATAGATGATTAAGGAGAAAAGCCATACATTTAcattagaataatttttctacgtGTTCCTAAAAGTCTTTGCAATATTTCTCGTTAAAATATTCATACTGATATTACTAAAGTGatagtataattttaatatgtacGGTAAACGTGTTCAAAGGGCTCTGTTACTTTAAGCTTTTAATTAGACCCTTATGTACGCTTATCATTTATCAATTGCTTCAAGAATTCTAACGAATACTGCATTTTCTAATCTATAATGTAACAAGTATATGCCATTGTTATATGTCTAATAAGTTAACTTTTattgtcattattattatattttttaaaactgCTATTCCTTATGAACAATCAGAATGGAAGATGTTATGATACTCGTAAGGAGTGTAAAAACATTTGTTCGATATGTTATAtaacattaaaattttacaaaaaaagaaacggtACAGATTCTTATATgtattaatatacataatttGTCATAAACGAAACTGAAATACGTGAGTTGTTCgaacataaaatttttaatcggCCTTACTAAGACAGAAGATTGGATTATCGGCTGGGATACAAGACTGAGCGCCTCGCATCTTTAGAATAGCATCAGCAAGATgctaataaaagaaaaaagaaaaataatcacGTAAATTAAACTGAAAACAATAAGTTTCATCGTGAAAAACATTGAGCGATAACGTTACtagatataaatattaaatatatccAATCATTTATTGTGTTATAATGTAGAAATAATGTACATACTCTGTTGTATTACAATAACATCATAGACTATATcaattattgtatattatacatatcTATCATGAGCGACGGTTGGTAAATAAGtagtaatattattttattttatatacatcACACGCAAAAGATACCATTATAATCTAATAAAGTTTATATTTTTGGTATTAACAGATACGAGCAATTTTTACAATACGAGGCatttttcgttcttttttatttttacggCATCGAAGTTCGACCTTTTCATGAAGTTATTTGAACACCaacataaataatacaaattaatgaAATGCAATTACGTGGTTTCCTTGTTATCAATACAATATGGTAAACTATGTATGTACAATCTTTTTTACCTTAAAATTTCTGGTTCTTCAAAGAATACAGCAGTCCTAAGAATATTGGAAACCTACAATGTGTATATGATATCCATTCTACGAGTCAATAGTCAATAATCATTCACATAAACGATTTATACaaaagatagaaaagaaatatcTATAAAGCCTAGTTTATTACTCACACACATTTCTGCTATGTACCCGAACTATTGCCGGCCATTATTTGTAACTGTATCTTGTATAAATTGCTTCGGATtacttgttttatttaatacaaCGGTATATATTCAGGTACCCACGTACGACCAAGTCGTAACGATACGTTCTTTGATACTTTCGTAACATCAAGCTCGGAATCCTCGACCAACGACGTTTCCCATACGTACAGAATTTGTAAACGTTTCGCACATCGTGTAACAAATTCCAACAATCCTGAGCAACTGAGAGTGaccagaaaagaaaaagatttagTGAAACTCCATCCAAATTCTTAAGGAGATAGTCTATTCTTGGTAATTAACTAATTCCATGTACACTTAATGAGGCATTAATGTACTACATACGTGATTTCACAATCGCCCAAACCAACGGCGTTTAGACGTGGACATCCTTCAGCTATAGAAAGTAATGCATCATCGAGTAGACCAGGTCCATAAGCAGCGATCACCAGCTCGACTAATTGAGGACACTGATCGGCAATGCATAATACAGTTGCTTCAGATGGTGCTTCTCCAAAGTACAGGTGTGTAATAGGAACGTACGGTGCAATCAGCGGTGTCTGATCATCTTCGTTTGTCATATAAGATAATCTGATTAATGGTAAAAACAAAACGTTATTTATCTAGACAAAATGCAACATTGAAGTTGGAAATACACTCACAGTACAAGATTTATGTTTGGAAAATTATTGGAAAACGTAAACCAGGCTTTGTCACTGACTCGAGGGAGCGGTTTTGTCTCCGGATGAGCTTCCAATCGTAGAGTTTCTAATTGCACCTGTTTCTCAGCACTTAAGGCTAACAGCAATTCGTCACTGACAAACGAATAGGACAATGATAATTCCTGCAGGTATTGGCAGTAACTGACCAACGCTTGGATACCTGTGgtacaattaatttatatcagaTAGAGGGCTCTAAAATATTTGATTGAACTTATTGTTCaacataattttgaaattcctTAGAAGCAACGGACATCCGACTATTGTGTAGATAGTAATAGATCAAACCTTCAGGTAGTAATCGAGGAAATCCTTTGACTCGTAAAAGCTGGAGGGTTCTTGAAGGGTCTGCGTCGTTATTTGAACGATCCTTCTTTTGCTCGACCGTGTCTTTGTTTGATATTTTCATGATGGTCTCAAACTTGTCATTGTCAATCTCCGGGAAAGCAGGCTTTGGAGCGCTCATTAGTGCTAGCATCTACCAATAAACATTGCATTAATAAACTATCATAGTCCCAGTGAGTctgataatttttaaatattatatctgACTTCACCCACGTTCAAATCTAGCAGATTGACCACAAGACTGATCTGAAACGAATAATTCCACCAGTACCTCATAATGTCTACTATCTTTCATTATGATAATAACTAATTACGACTGGAAACGTTTCTATTTCATTGTTGACATGAAGAAATTTAAAGCTTACTAAAGAGTTACTATTTCTACTACCGCCAGAGACAAATTTAAAGTTTACCATCACGATTAAAACGTTCTTATTTCATCGttagaaggaaatttaaaGCTTACTCTCAAAACTGAGGATTATACTGTTTTACCAGCAACAGAAGAAATGTTAAAGCTTACTGTGACGATTCAGAACGTTACTACTTCACCGTGAAAGATTCCTCCAAAGCATAACGAGACTTCTACTTTTCAGTCAACACTATGAAGTTCTGTCAGGACACCGGGAATTAAACGTGCAAACGGTCTCGCTAACTCTACGCGACTATCTTTATGAAATATGTGGAGCAAACGAGTGTAATGCTGTCAAGGAGCACACTGCCTTACGGTAGAGATCGTTTAGTACGTCCTTCGCGAGGGAGATGAAGAGAAAAAGCGAAAGGACGATTGGAAAGGCACGTAATCGTTGTGCAAGACTCAAGATTGGGGCCACAGAGCTGACCAGCCGACTAGGGCATACACGTGCCTGTACCTATAGGTATGCACGGTTGCAACGTGCTACTTCGAAAGGGGAGTGTGCGATTTAGCTGGCGAGACCGGTAAAAGGATCGCTACCCGTGGAACCTGGTCATGGACTAAACGGTCCTCAGGCTCAGTAGGCTATTCACGTGTCTACGTTCAACGATCACGTGGATTTCAACGGTACTGAGTTATGGTGTAAAGAATATATGGCGCAACTGGAAATGAATTGGCTCAAAACGGCGACGCAACGTGTTCCTATTTACTTATGCCAATTGGCAATCATTAATGATTGTATAAGATCTTGGACTAGGACGAGTTCATTTCATTTGGTTGAATGACTTGATACTCGGTCCTTTGATGATACACGTTCAACCCTCTGAATGCTGAATTCTAGAAGCGGGAGGCAGCCAACCGTAACGATCACTGAAAACATTTTTTAgatttaatttgcaaattaaaatGTTAGGAAAGTTACAAAGTTGGCTCCACGTAACGAAATGTCTCTCAGAGGAAtaaagcgaaattttgtacaCGTGTCcaaaaatttaacattttcCGTGATTAATAAAACGTTTGAAACGTATAAAAGGAGGTCACGGACTTGCTTGCCAGTTCCCAGTAGACCATTCACGTGTTTCCCTTTGCGACTCACGTGTATCACGAAGAGAAAGGAAACTGGTGGAAATTGTTAACTAATTAAAGATCGAGCGGGAAACGCTCGATCAATCTCATTTACCGAATCAATATTTCgtctatcaaataaaaaattttctttttttatcaatcCTGCAAATGCATTCTATCTAAAATAATAGTGGGAAAATTAGTAACCGTGACCTGCCATTTTTTTGCCATTGGcgaatagaaaattaaacacGATACCGATATTTTTAAAACGGTTTATCGTAGATTTTTCTTAACGCAACTGTGTCGTTCAAAGATCAGCTTCCAAAACATTGATGTAACGTTTCCTGCTGATTAATCTCGGAACAAAGGAAAAACATCAATTACTATCACATCAATGACagtgaattaaaataaaaatttttacctATTATCCTGGCTGAGATTGAATTTTACGTTCTTCCAGAACGGTGATTTCCAAGTGATTGCAAATCGAGCTACGGCCAGATGGATTGTAAATTCTTTGCGGAAGAAATTCGTGTACTTTGGAAACGAAACCCATTTACCTTTGCGATGAATCGCTGCTAGCATCAGTTTGGATGCCGTACCTGAAACAAACAGCCGCACGATTAGTACATTGTTATCGTATGACATTTTCATTCTAACCAATAATTGTCAATCACATTTCGTTCattcaaaagaaaattatttcttcaaaCTACTGTACGTATGTTTACATAATAACTTTCCTTTTTATAAAGAATCATTTTGCAACATGCTCGCCGAAATCAGTTACTACACCTACTGAACGTTGACATTCATTTTATGAATATGTATCGAACAACATGCGTTACTTTCCATAAAACAGTTTGCAAATTTGAAATGCGTTTATCGTTTCACACTTCCGAAAAATTGGTCACAAAAAACTTGATATCTGAATTGTATTTTCGTTTCTGTAAATCAGTCTGACATTTGCACAGGGCTCACCGTTGTGCTTCAGCCGTGTGTGACGTAGTGTGACGTAGCTGCACGCTATCGATACTCGATACACGTGCTTCCGCGCTCACGTGCGCCGTTCTAATTGATACCTGTATCTTACGTACTTATACATAGATAGATATTCGCATACAACTATtctatatatattgtatagaTATATCTTGTTACGCGATGTGCGTCATCGTCGTTGCGTGCCACTTTCTGTTTCCCTGTTCgagaaaaatatcaaatccGTTTGACGTTCCTACGCGCGTCGAATTAATTCCAGGAAGtcgaaattatattaaaaattaatatatttttgaaattatttattgatgACGGTACGGAAAACGATTGTTTACCTTGTGttatataaatttgtaaaaatacgtTCCTCGGaggatttaaaaattcttggATCACAAGGTAGGCatcatttttaattctaagcacctaaaagtattaaaatttaagaCTATGTCTAATTTATATTAAGATCACAGTAAGATCGTTATTATTCATTTCgtttattacaaattataattaatgtaaaattGTAATACAATAAAGTGAATACTATCAATTAGTTTCGCAATGTAACTTGTTTACCACGTATGACGTCTCGTTGATGAGCtcttgttattaaaaaaaaaggtgtgGAAGTAAcaggaaaataataaaatatcaacaCTATCGATAATTACTGTACAAAACAAATTgcagagaaaaaaagaggaaaactTTCACTTAAGCGTGTTACGCACTGTCAACGCTGCGTCAGACTGCCATTGGCGTGCAACATAACTTGGGACAATACATTGAAACAGTGATGAATAGATTCAGGAGCGTATTCACTGGtgatttaatttcattctCGTTTCTTTGCAAATGACATGTactttttaaacaataatttaattattttaaattgtaacATGCAATTATTTAATGGAAAAGttctatttttctaacatGTGTTTGTTTCATCTCCGAAGGTGGATTGAGCTGGATTGAAAACATTCAAGAATGTTACAGCgatttaatagaataataatgataagcggcttgtaattaaatttgattaattcaAACATTTATTTACTGATTTACCATAAGATGATTCAGAAAATTCCCCGCCATATAGTTGCGGTGCAATGGTGGCGGTAGCGTCTACGGCCAGGTAAAATTGAAACGCTCAATTATTTTCTGATTCACGCGATGCATTTGTGTCATCGTGTCTAACCTAACAAAGACGATCCGCTGTGGTGGatctaaagaaaaataaaacaaagttTTGACAAGTACCACCACGACGGAAAAAATGGCAAAATGTTTAGGCTGTGGATATCTTCTAATATTTCTAATCGTAAATTTaggtaagataataataaagtttcagtaaaatcgttgaatttttattttgaaaaggaTCTAGATAAAGCTAAACAAAGCTTTACTTTGTACTTATCTTTCGTGTTTTTTTATGTAACGCATAATTACGAAATTtcgttttcaaaataaattgaaattacagAGACAACGATTCTGAACTTTTTATCAAACAATTAGTTTTAACACTTACATAAATGAAAAGTGAAATGTCAGTGAatttgaaacaaaataaagaaaatgcaaaattatgtttttagtTGCTGCAGAACGGATAAAGGATATGATTTATATGACTTTTGAAGGAGTTGCTGCTTGTTTCCGTAGACATAATGGAACACATCAATTTGGATGTTCCTGTAAGATTATACAaacatattaattatattttcattaatttaataattattcatttgttaatttttattttacttaagataaattaaataatattgatatGTTTATCAGGTAACATATATCAGTTATTTAACTTAATTATAATTCAGCTGTAAATATATCATATGGTTTCACCTAAATCGTGCCTCTTTCTATTATAGCAAGTAGGTCAGGAAGCGTTGGTGTCATTCATTTggttgaagaagaaaatgatatTAGATGGATTGAAAAAAATGCCACTGATGGTCCTTATACCATAGTCCTTACATTTTCCATGTTCATGAAAGATGTACTCTTTCGATTACAAAAGACAAATAACATAAATGGAGTTCTGCTTGCAAAAAACACCAGTCAACCACGTCCAGATCATTATTCTCCTGAAGATACCTGTCCAAATAGGTATTCAGGATATAAAAGATGCAACGAAGCTGCTCCTTGGAATCCTTTGGGATCTTCTTTACTCATGCAGGATTGGCAGTTTCCAATGTTTTATACAGAGgtcaattttgattttttttttcattgctgGCTCAacataattatacaaattaaaaatgactAACTTTCAATTCCAGAATCAGACCATGATAGAAGCTATAAAAGATTGTTTCTGGAAATTTAATACACACGACATAGAAAATCAACAACACAGATCTTTGTGCGCGTTAGAAATGAGATCGTTTATGTTTGCCGCAGTTAACTCTGAATCTTGTATCAGACGCGGCGAATCcaaattgaattatattccGACACCGTTTTGCGAACCGTTAGGAGATAGAAACATACATTGGCCTCTAGCTCCCATAGATATAgagaaaaattcaataataatgGTAACAGCCAGGCTAGATGCTTCTTCCCTGTTTGATGGACTATCACCTGGAGCGGGTAACGTTGTAACAGGATTAGTAACGTTAATTGCCACTGCTTATTACTTGAATATATTAGCTAAAGATGTTGTGGTGAACAGTAAGTATAATGGTAGATTTTATGAAACATAAGATAAGTACGTATTATCatttctgttcttttttttttcagaaacAAACGTTGTTTTTTCTCTATTAAATGGCGAAGCTTTTGATTATATAGGATCCAGTCGATTAGTTTATGACCTGAAAGAAGGTAATTTCAATGCATTAGGTGGAGTAAATTTAAAGTTGGATGACATTAAGAGTGTGATCGAATTTGGTCAGTTAAATAAAGGGAAATTGTATCTTCATTCTACTAACGGAAGGAACAACGATATAATGTATAAAATGAAGAATGCATTGAACGCGACCGTTTTGGAAGACAGTGTACCGCCTACGTCGGTACAAAGTTTCTTAGATGTGAAACACGATTTACCTGCTGTTGTTATTAGCGATCATGGAGAATATTTCGGAAATAGATATTACAATGGAATCTTAGACGATGCAGAAAATCTTTCCTTTAACAAGTACTATTCTAATTCTATAAGTTATCTATAAAGTTACTCTTGTTTCATGTATCTGTTATATGAGATATTCTTTTCAGAAGCGACAATGGACTTTCAACTGCTTTAGCAAAGATTGCAATTCATGTTGCTGAAAttctttatgaaaatataactGGTAATCAACCTCCAGTCATTGATGAAACCTTTCAGTCCGTCGAGTCTCAGATTTTTGAAATGTTAACATGTTACTTGGAAAGTGCCAACTGCTATTTGTTTCACGCCGCTTCATCACCGGGCgccaaattaattaatcaagtTCTACCTTTATACGTCGGTGTACATAGGGTAGCCAATACTGCCACTACGTTAACTGGTCAACTTCTTGCTTATCTGACTAGAAAGGAATTACCGCATATGAATGAAACTACATGTTATAAAAATCATCAGATTTGGATGGCTGGCGATAATTTAACTGGCATATGTATTAGTTCAAATGTGAATTATAGCGCGGCTATGAGCCCGGCATTTATTATCGATGGTACgtgtttatataaatttaaagagAATCGTCTTAAAGAgtggaattattattttttatatttttaacaggATATGATATGAAATCTGGTCTTTATTCTACATGGACGGAATCTATATGGCAAACATTAAGCGTAAGGATGTTCCTTAAGCCTTCAGCAGCTACAGAGCGATTAACGATGATTTTAGGTAGTTCAGTGGCTGTTGTGTCCTTTTTAATTGTGTGGTTCATTAATTCCCGGGCTGATATATTGTTTAATTCACGGTAAATCAATCAACTTGAAATCAagagataaatattaattcgaCATTGTTTTAAACtcttatataattatattttaggAGAACGACAAGCTGCTAGGGATACGCTGCGGACCACATATCAATGACCAGGTTGGACCATCGAGAATACGAAGATGTTCCCGTAACTAGCCTTTGAATATATGTGTGGTACGCCCTCGgacaattttttatatatctcAACACTAAAACGTATTCCGACGCCATCGATTTTTTATTACAGTGTCAGTGCGAAATTACGACAACTATTTAATGAAGTTTTTGCACTATGTTAGCATACGCAATGGGAACGATCGTATAAAGTATTCAGAAGGTAAATAATCTACTTTTGGAAGCTATGATTATTACTACTTTTTGAGCATCTTGTACGTTCGTTTCATTTGTCACGTTACGTCCCTTTTTCTAATATAATTGTATGTATTTGggtatatacatttttataaatgttaCGTGTATTCAGCGAATAAGtggaattttttattaaattccaCGAGAAGTCGATACTTAGAGTATTACACCTGTATCGCGATAATAAGCAGGGTATACTAACATTAAGAAATGTGTACTGAGTTCTTGattttgttaaaattcatTTGTACGTAACGATAAGCGTgcacattttatttatatgcGTACTGTAAATTACGAATACCGTTTACAGACGATACGATTAATATACGTATAGTACtttcaacaattatttaattccGCATCGTTCATTTACGCATGAACATTTGTGTTACGACTGTCATGCATGTGTATTCATTCGTAATTAAGTAAAAGCGTTATTAATTTGCAGTGTATCTATTGAGATATATTCAttctttgtttatttattataattatcttACACCGTAAATGAAGAAACCAATTAGCGCAGGATATTTAATTTCTCACAATATCCAAAACAGATAGGTAGTTAATTCTACAATATACTTAAGTGCGCTAACAATGTAATATTAGTAAGCTAAAAAGAGAGGAGTAAATTTaagaaacaatttatttaaaattattcttctattatttcatatgCGAGCAACTTTATTACATGCTcttatttcattattctttaataataggtttttttttattgaaaaaataaaaatcatgaTATAGAAGttcatacatacatacatacatcaTTGTAAATAACTTCTATCTGATAGGGTATATAcagatatatgtataaaatttgagcatattttataaaaaattgtgtaaatatgttcttaaaaaaaataaaatacaattcaATAAATCCCTTGATTTCTAATTATCATCTagcattttttttatttagtcACCTGTAATTAAGATTTGTtatgaattaaattattgttggGAATTAGAAGCTGTTTATAAATTTCGCGGGCGAATAAAAGTTTGATCAGCGCCATCTTGCGGTTGGTGTTTTGGACTGCTCTTTAGTAATAGGATAGCAGGAAAGCGAGGAGGTATCCGGAGAAGAGGTAGTTCCCGCCCTCATGACGTCACAGCCGACATAATGGCGTCCCGAGACcgacaatgaaaaataattaattactcaTTTTCTACGAATAATTTATGCACTTTTATAGTCATTTATTAAAGCAGGGCACCTTAGAAACCTTCAACGCTGATTTGGTAGGCACTTTTCTCATATTTCTGACGTAATCTCTATATTtggtaataattaattaactacgGACAAAATCTCTATAAATGCGGTACCTAAAGgtttctaaaattatttgtttcaGCAAGCGATCATGAAAGTGCACAAACGATGCGTAGAAAGcgagtaattaattttaaaaaattgcttGGTATACGCGACGCCATTTTGCTTTCAGCCAGTTCCGTGCCACTTCTTCGCATTATGCTAGCCTGGTATCAGGAGCTGTGACGTCATAGGAGTGGGGATACCTCCTTTACTCCGCATACTTCCTCGCTTTCCTGTTATCCTATTACTAAAGAGCAGTCCGAAACACCAACCGCTAGATGGCGCTGATCAAACTTTTATTTGCCCACAAAATTTAATTGAGCGCAAATTaaattcgtaatataaacaacGTTCTCGCTATATGGCGgtttcaaaaaaaaattatttttgaggGGGGAATGTATTATTTGCACCCTTCGCGAACGATTGACAGATATGCGTGTCCGAACAtaagaattataatttttatttatacatgatatatacttatttataataagtgtaaatatttatacgctttgaagaatgaaattattacTTCCTTTATTAATGCTCCATCTCCAAAAGGTAAATATCATCATCGTTAaacgtatattttattttttaatgaatgtTTCAGATCTATCTTGAAATTAATCGTGTAATTATTCGCAGT
This window contains:
- the LOC114874837 gene encoding transmembrane protein 185A, with translation MNLQTLFQDFNPSKFLVHCCLMIFTILFALRLDGIIEWSYWTVFVPIWFWKSMVILGATIGSYVWWRHPHARLEGDAYVHYKAMLITLALHLILLMFELLVCDKLESERHLWILVFIPLIFISIVSIAVCIWAAKHDRSFELELFCAVNVLQFIFLALRLDGFITWSWEVVFVPLWALLCLSLVAVLYAIVFAAVLLRTPQINARQRRTSLNSALAYTFLVVPILVFQVLLANKLDGDISLNYTTVAMPLLISHITLIFMSFDAKGGNRWWFGIRKDFCHFLLGLCPLLQEYGNISYQPRSEQDQPPSEPMVSEKNEKHFKKIDLTKPVVPIVSIDMPD
- the LOC114874838 gene encoding F-box/LRR-repeat protein 3-like translates to MLALMSAPKPAFPEIDNDKFETIMKISNKDTVEQKKDRSNNDADPSRTLQLLRVKGFPRLLPEGIQALVSYCQYLQELSLSYSFVSDELLLALSAEKQVQLETLRLEAHPETKPLPRVSDKAWFTFSNNFPNINLVLLSYMTNEDDQTPLIAPYVPITHLYFGEAPSEATVLCIADQCPQLVELVIAAYGPGLLDDALLSIAEGCPRLNAVGLGDCEITCSGLLEFVTRCAKRLQILYVWETSLVEDSELDVTKVSKNVSLRLGRTWVPEYIPLY
- the LOC114874834 gene encoding nicastrin, with the translated sequence MAKCLGCGYLLIFLIVNLVAAERIKDMIYMTFEGVAACFRRHNGTHQFGCSSSRSGSVGVIHLVEEENDIRWIEKNATDGPYTIVLTFSMFMKDVLFRLQKTNNINGVLLAKNTSQPRPDHYSPEDTCPNRYSGYKRCNEAAPWNPLGSSLLMQDWQFPMFYTENQTMIEAIKDCFWKFNTHDIENQQHRSLCALEMRSFMFAAVNSESCIRRGESKLNYIPTPFCEPLGDRNIHWPLAPIDIEKNSIIMVTARLDASSLFDGLSPGAGNVVTGLVTLIATAYYLNILAKDVVVNKTNVVFSLLNGEAFDYIGSSRLVYDLKEGNFNALGGVNLKLDDIKSVIEFGQLNKGKLYLHSTNGRNNDIMYKMKNALNATVLEDSVPPTSVQSFLDVKHDLPAVVISDHGEYFGNRYYNGILDDAENLSFNKSDNGLSTALAKIAIHVAEILYENITGNQPPVIDETFQSVESQIFEMLTCYLESANCYLFHAASSPGAKLINQVLPLYVGVHRVANTATTLTGQLLAYLTRKELPHMNETTCYKNHQIWMAGDNLTGICISSNVNYSAAMSPAFIIDGYDMKSGLYSTWTESIWQTLSVRMFLKPSAATERLTMILGSSVAVVSFLIVWFINSRADILFNSRRTTSC